Sequence from the Pseudomonadota bacterium genome:
GAGTACTTCCGCCTCTCCGCTGACAAGCGCATGTTGTTTGGCGGTCGAATCGACTACTTCGGTGAAGATCCTAGCGTCATCGAGGCGCGCATGCGCAAGAAGCTCGCGCGCATTTACCCCGAGTTCGGCCAGGCACGCATCGACTTTGCTTGGGGCGGCAAGATCGGCGTCACGCTCAAGCGCGTGCCGCTCTTCGGCCGCCTGGGACAGGGCGTCATTTACTGCCAGGGCTATTCGGGGCACGGCGTCAACAACACGCACATGGCAGCGCGGGTGCTCGCCGACGCGGTCAGCGGCACGCTCGAGCGTTTCGACATGTTTGCCAGCATTGACGCAATCGCCGTGCCCGGCGCCGACCGCTTTCCAAACCCCTTTATTTCCTTGGGGCTAATTTACTACCGGCTACGCGATAAGCTCGCCTGAGCAGCTAGGTTCGCGGCGCCCTCTGGGCACAGCGTCCGCGCGTGTAGGCGGAGATTTTCCCCCTTCCGCGATCGATACCATGCGGGAATGGAGAAAGCCCTGCGCCAACTCAATCCGCTCCTGCTGTACAAAATGCAGCAGGCCTTCAAATGGGTGGTGTACTTCCTTCTGTTGGTGAATCTCGGATTCTACGTGGCCGAAGACTCGGTCCGCGCCTACCACACGCTCATCGCCGGCAACGCCTCCTTCCTGAAGATCACCCAGGAGTTTGCCGCCTCCATCGATACATCGGCCTGGCTGATCCTGATCGCCATGTTCGAACTCGAGACCTACACGATCGAGGATAAGCACTGGAACGAGCGCGTCGCCTGGCTTGTGCGCGGAGCGCGCGTAGTGTGCTACGTGATGATCGCGCACACACTGTTCGCGTACAGCAGCACCCTCGTGGACTACAGCACGATCCGGCCCGTGGAAGGCGTCACGGATCTGTGCGAAATGACCGACCGGCAGGTGGCCTACGTGCACACTCTCGAGTACACAGCGGTCACCGAGCTGACCTGCAACACGCTCACGGATCAGCAAGAGTTTCTCTGGCTCGGTAAGAACCCACTCGTCACCACACCCCATGGACACCAACGGGAGTTCCTACTGGCCCTCGCGGACGTAGTGGAGACCATCGCATGGCTACTGATCATCGCCTGCGTGGAACTCGTGGTGCGACTCCAAGGGCGCGGTATCACCGGCGGGCGCACCACGTCCATCGCCCGCTCCACCAAGACCGTTTGCTACGTGGTGTTGCTCGCCCTTGCCGCCTACTGGGGAGCCTTGGGGCTGTGGCTATACGTATGGGATGCCTTCCTGTGGATCGCCGGGTTCGCCGTTATCGAGGTCAATATCGCCGAGTGGCGGGAGGAGCTGACCGAGCGTCCAGTCGCCCAAGAGGCCGCCTCGGCTTGACCGCTTAGCCATCGGAGGATTGCAGATGATTCGTGGTCGATGTGAGTGCAACGAAGTTCGCTTTGAGGTCGCCGGCGAGATAGTCGACTTCGGTCATTGCCACTGCACCCAATGCCGCCGCTTGCACGGCGCCGCCTTCGCTACCTTTGCTGCCGTCGACCGAAAGGACTTTCGCTATGTGGCCGGGGAGGCGCTTGTGCGTAGCTACACATCCTCGTGGCGAAACGAGCGCAAGTTCTGCAGCCGCTGCGGTTCCTCGATCCTGGTGGACCCTCAAGACGAGCCAGGAGTGCTCTACCTCAGCATGAGCACCATCGAAGGTGATCCACCGAAGCCACGCGCCTACCACGCGTGGGTGGATTCTAAGGCGCCGTGGCATGACATCGACGACGACCTTGCGAAGTTTGCACGAGATGCGAGCTGAGGGTCGGGCGAGAGCATGACGAGCAACGAGCAACAGGTCGAACATACCTCGTCCTACTACGCGGCAAGCCGGACCTATATCCAGTCCTATCCACCGCTCGCAGGGCAGCACACGACCGATGTCTGTGTGATCGGAGCCGGCTTTACGGGCGTCGCCACGGCGCTCACGCTGGCCGAGCGCGGCTACCGCGTAGCCGTGGTGGAAGCAAACCGCGTGGGCTGGGGGGCGTCCGGCCGCAACGGTGGCCAGCTGATCAACGGCATCGGCGGCCTGGCGAAGATCGGCAAGCGCCACGGCGACGGTATCGACGATCTCCTGTGGGACATGCGCTGGCGTGGAAATGCCATCATTCGCGAGCGGGTGAGCAAATACGCCATTGCCTGTGACTTCAAGGACGGCTACGTCGAGGTGGCACGCAAGCCGAGCCAGGTAGCCTACACGCACGAAGCTGCCGAAGAGCTGGAGCAACGCGGGTTCCCCCATCGCTACGAGGTGTGGGACAAGGCGACGACGGCGCAGAAGCTAGGCACCAGCGCCTTCCACGGCGCCTTTGCCTCCTACTACGACGGACACCTCCACCCGCTAAACCTATGCACCGGCGAGGCCCACGCGGCCGCCGGCCTGGGTGCCCAGTTCTTCGAGCAGTCGCCAGTCGCCAGAATCAGCCATGGCGACAAACCCACAGTGCATACGGCAAACGGCTCGGTGCAGGCCAACGCAGTGATCCTGGCGGGCAACGCCTATTCTCGCCTCGAACCGAAGAAACTCTCCAACCTGATCTTCCCGGC
This genomic interval carries:
- a CDS encoding GFA family protein translates to MIRGRCECNEVRFEVAGEIVDFGHCHCTQCRRLHGAAFATFAAVDRKDFRYVAGEALVRSYTSSWRNERKFCSRCGSSILVDPQDEPGVLYLSMSTIEGDPPKPRAYHAWVDSKAPWHDIDDDLAKFARDAS
- a CDS encoding FAD-binding oxidoreductase, whose product is MTSNEQQVEHTSSYYAASRTYIQSYPPLAGQHTTDVCVIGAGFTGVATALTLAERGYRVAVVEANRVGWGASGRNGGQLINGIGGLAKIGKRHGDGIDDLLWDMRWRGNAIIRERVSKYAIACDFKDGYVEVARKPSQVAYTHEAAEELEQRGFPHRYEVWDKATTAQKLGTSAFHGAFASYYDGHLHPLNLCTGEAHAAAGLGAQFFEQSPVARISHGDKPTVHTANGSVQANAVILAGNAYSRLEPKKLSNLIFPAGSYIIATEPLPVEVAHRINGEDVAVCDLNNVVDYYRLSSDRRLLYGGACNYSGRDPRSITKFIHPRMIKIYPDLANVKIEFEWGGKIGIVLNRIPTVGRVSKNVYYCQGYSGHGVSGTHLMGEVMADAIDGTLRRFDLFAQMKHVRLPGSRWVGNQIVALGMMYYKLQDML